From a single Paenibacillus sp. FSL R5-0345 genomic region:
- a CDS encoding extracellular solute-binding protein, with the protein MKKKSRILLVVALILSLTITACGKTTNEGEKQPETPVEQKNEVIEVSTVSASDQYLKFDEGESFEKNSVYDAYEKDIGVKLTNKWVSADDVQFKEKVKMSIASNDLPDFMKVNATQLKELTEADMIMDITDVYDKNATDETKKFLSMDGGMQLKTATFDGKLMGIPSSYNPYQYQFLYVRTDWLKKLNLPEPKTMADLLTIAEAFKTKDPGGTGKPYGIVISKDPFNNQSTAVTGLIAFLNSYHAYENLWMEDGNGNLVNSDIQPQVKDALKALQEMFKKGLIDPEFVVKDVEKAAELLYNNNAGIVYGQSWVPAQLAKGAVKDGKVVQEWGVFPIPSVDSEPALSQIGLGVDEYYVISKQAKHPEGVIKLLNHWIVVDNHPTPEQKVYEYGKDLKEKGNNYWLLSPLRVGKQKDNNGEILPKAIENKDESILETKDQKTRYERAMKYVDGTDINMWWEYLISGPKGAYSLVPEIQNNKQYLQNKFYGAPTPTMADRQEILKKKRDEVYFKIMMNQVSVDEFDKFVEEWKKLGGDEMTKEVNEWYATNKQ; encoded by the coding sequence ATGAAGAAAAAAAGTAGAATACTTCTGGTCGTCGCATTGATCCTAAGTTTAACTATCACGGCATGCGGCAAAACCACAAATGAAGGGGAGAAGCAGCCTGAGACACCTGTGGAACAAAAAAATGAAGTGATTGAAGTTTCAACAGTTTCGGCAAGCGATCAGTATCTCAAATTCGATGAGGGCGAAAGCTTCGAGAAGAACTCGGTCTATGATGCGTATGAGAAAGATATCGGTGTGAAGCTCACGAATAAATGGGTGTCCGCCGATGACGTTCAATTCAAGGAAAAAGTGAAGATGTCCATCGCCTCCAATGATCTTCCGGACTTCATGAAGGTTAATGCTACACAGCTGAAAGAGCTGACCGAAGCGGATATGATTATGGATATCACGGACGTATATGACAAGAATGCGACGGATGAGACGAAGAAATTCTTGTCGATGGATGGCGGAATGCAACTGAAGACCGCCACTTTCGACGGTAAACTCATGGGGATTCCAAGTTCTTATAATCCGTACCAGTATCAGTTCCTCTATGTACGCACGGACTGGCTGAAGAAATTGAACCTGCCGGAACCGAAGACGATGGCAGATCTCTTGACGATCGCCGAAGCGTTCAAAACAAAAGATCCAGGCGGCACTGGGAAACCGTATGGAATTGTAATTAGCAAAGATCCATTTAACAACCAGTCCACAGCTGTTACAGGACTAATAGCATTCTTGAATAGTTACCATGCTTATGAAAATCTTTGGATGGAAGACGGAAATGGCAATTTGGTCAACAGTGACATTCAGCCTCAAGTGAAAGACGCACTTAAGGCGCTGCAGGAAATGTTCAAGAAAGGATTAATTGATCCTGAGTTCGTCGTTAAAGATGTGGAGAAAGCAGCAGAGCTCCTCTATAACAACAACGCAGGTATCGTATACGGCCAGTCTTGGGTACCGGCTCAGCTCGCTAAAGGCGCAGTAAAGGATGGTAAAGTCGTACAAGAGTGGGGCGTATTCCCGATTCCATCGGTGGATAGCGAACCTGCACTATCGCAGATAGGTTTGGGTGTTGACGAATATTATGTTATCTCCAAGCAAGCGAAGCATCCGGAAGGCGTTATTAAATTGCTGAACCATTGGATTGTCGTGGATAATCATCCGACGCCAGAACAGAAAGTGTATGAGTATGGTAAAGACCTGAAGGAGAAAGGCAACAACTACTGGCTTCTAAGCCCGCTTCGTGTTGGTAAACAAAAGGATAATAACGGTGAAATATTGCCAAAAGCGATTGAGAATAAAGACGAGAGCATTTTGGAGACGAAAGATCAAAAAACTCGTTACGAGCGTGCCATGAAGTATGTTGACGGTACCGATATCAACATGTGGTGGGAATATCTGATTTCAGGCCCAAAAGGCGCATATTCACTTGTTCCAGAAATTCAGAACAATAAACAGTACTTACAGAACAAATTCTACGGTGCACCGACTCCAACCATGGCAGATCGACAAGAAATCCTGAAGAAGAAGCGGGATGAAGTATACTTCAAGATTATGATGAATCAAGTATCCGTGGATGAATTCGATAAATTCGTGGAAGAGTGGAAAAAGCTTGGCGGCGACGAAAT